AATGCCACCGGTCAAAGTGTATGTTCAGAAACGGATGTTAAAGCCGGTGCTTGTAAGAACTGGGGGGCTGATCCTACCAGCACCAATGATTCTGCTCCACTTTTTAATGGTACCGAGTTTCAAGGTGCCGTGGCGGATTACAATGGCATTATGCTACCGGCATTAAATCTGGTCGCAGAAGCTAAAAAGGGAAGTGATGCAGCTTCAGAGCGTAAGTTTATTACTGATGCCAATAATTATGGGTGGATTTTAGCAGGTAGTTATTTTTTTGATTTGGCTAAATTAAATTCTGCAGCCAATATGGCAACAGCATCTGCAACGAGTGATTCTGATACTGGTATGGACCAGACTGAATTTTCCACACAAAATTTACAAAGTGCCTTTGCTCAGGGTGGACAGTGCGGAGGGCCTCCTTATGGTGTTCTCTGTGAATGGGTGAATGGTGACACAACAGTTGTGGATCAAGTCATTGGATTAATTGATGGCTCCAATGTGTCTTCGACTAGCCCCAAACCTTCTCTACCTGCAGGTGGAGGCATTAGCGATATAGTGAAGGGTACTTCCACTACGGCCCAGGCAGAAACAGGAGCTTATTCTTCTACAGCCTACGGTTTTATTGTAAATTCCCTCATGGTTAATTTGGCCGAACAGCCAGGTCAAACACCGCCTGACTTCAATATGAAGTTTAATTTTAGTTTTAACTTTACGCAATTTAGATTACCGGATCAAAGTTTTCCATGTGGAAGTATCATGGGGTTATGTATAGGTCGGTTAATGGGAAATATTTTTTATAATTTGATTATAAAAAATATATTCAACTTCTTCTTAAATACTGTTGCCCAAGTGATTAACATGGTTGTGATGTCTTTTCTTTCCATACCATTGCTAGGGATGAGTGTGATTTTTAAATCAGGGGTGGCCATTATAGAGCAGCCCTCAGTCAATCCGGTTATTGCTCTGGCAAATATGGGAGTAAACTATATAAATTTTGCAAATGAACTGTGGTTCACATTGCTGACGATATCCATTGTAACTTCTTTAATTCCAATCTTTGGTATTTTTATCTTTGCGCTTATCTCCATGATGTTCCCGCTGCTGTTTGCATGGATGGCAGTCATGTTAAGTATTGGCTTTGTGACTGCCTACTATATACCATTTTTGCCTTATATGATTTTTACCTTTGGTTCGATTGCCTGGTTAATGGTAGTTATAGAAGCGATGGTTGCTGCGCCTATTGTTGCACTGGGAGTGACCCATCCTGAAGGCCATGATGCTTTCGGTAAAGGTGAACAAGCGATTATGATTCTACTGAATGTCTTCTTGCGCCCGACAATGATGATTATCGGCTACATAGCAGCCATTGCCTTAACCTATGTTTCTGTCTGGATAATCAATGCAGGATTTTCAAATGCCATGGCTTTCATTCAAGGTAGTGCAAGTGGTGCTACATTTAGTTCCAGCAGTTCTGCAAGTAATCTTCTTCAGCAAGCCTCAGAAATGAATACCACTCAAGGCTACACCGGTTGGGCTGGGGTTTATGGTTTCTTCTTCTCGATTTTAATCTATACCACAATGTATTTAATTGTTGTCCAGAAAGCATTTACCCTCATTGTTGTTCTACCTGATAAAGTATTGCGCTGGATTGGTGGTCAACCCGAAAGCGTGGGTCAAGAAGCCGTGCAGTGGGGTGAAGAAGCCAAAGCTCAAGTAGGTAAGGGAGAGGCTGGAACAATGAAGGCAGCTCAGCAAATGGATTCTGCATTAACTGGTTACGGTGAAAAAGCTTATATGAAAGCTGTAGATGCTGCCAAGGGTGGAGGACCTCAAGTTGGTCTTTCTGGTGGCAAGAGCCTTAGTGATGGTGGTGATTCCAAGGCAAGTAAGGGAGACAGTTAATGGCAAAGATGGAGCCTGCGCGTGCTCCATCTTTCCTTCCTTTAAATCTACAACGTTTTGCCTCCCAAACCATAATAAATATTGGGTGTTGCCAATGTTTTGGATGCAACATCTTCAAATAATTGAACTGCCTTATTTTTTGCTAAGGATAAATCCAGGCTTGTTATATGAGACGGTGCTTTTCCAATCCATAAATTGTGTGCCACCGAAAAATTGGGGTTATGGAAAATGTCTTTATCTAAAGTAAAATCCCGATCCAATGAGCGTTTGGGGCTATCAGCAATATAGTCGCAACTGATTTTTATTTTATTGTTAAGTGGTTTTCGCGAGCATTTAATTGCCGCTACTATGGCTGAAGCGGGAACTTGATAAGCAATTGCTTCGTAAGCATATAAAGGCCACGCTGCGAAGGTGGTTAAATTTTCATGCTCCACTTTCTGGTTGGCAAAAAAATGATGGATGTTGTTTGCCTGTTTCGTTTGGAAGTTATGTAAATCAATGACTAAATTTTTATCATCAGTAGGTGTGTCTGCAGTTCTAAGTAAATCAGGTGTACTATTTTTATTTTTAATGTCAGATCCATAGTCAATTTGAGTAGGTTCTGGAAGAATCATTGCATAAATATAGGTATCCTCATCATTTAATGGAAATAGAGGTGCACTTTCTAATTTTGTTGTTAAGCAGATACAAACATTCGCATTAGCATCAATGGCTTCATAATCAATACCACAATGATTTTTATACCCGCGATATTTTATGGCTTCAAGCCACCAGGCGTCTTCATAGTTTACTCGTGGCATGAATCCCGTTTTAAATATTTCCTCTGGTGTTCGGCTATCGGAACGAAAATAAATATGAGGCATCATAGACTCCAGCTTATAATCCCACATATATTGCGCAATTAAGTCTCATTGATCAATGTAGGCTATTTATTAGGCAGTAAATTACGGTGAGATGTAGAATTACTTAGTGGGTTAATTTTTTCATGGTCCTCATAGTGTCAGTATCAAATAATTTGTTGAACCAGTCTTTTTCGCGTGGGTGAGAAAGAAAGGGGTTTCCTTTTTCATTCATTCGAATAAAATTTTGTAAATTTTTTTTATCTTGCTTATCTAGATGTTCAATTGTTTTTTCAAGCATGTCAATAAATCGCTCTTTAATGATTTTTAACTGCTCAGGATTAAAATGTTTGCCAAATTGTTCTGTAAATCGCATCTGAGCAGCAAAGCCAGGGGATTTCTGTTGATTATATTGTTCTGCTTGAAGTTTATAAAACTGTTTCATAAGCTCAAGAAGTTCATCTTGATGTGCCGCCAAAAATTCATCAACATGACTTTCTACTGCATTGATAAATGTAGGTAGGTCTACCTTTAATTGATAGTTGTTAATAAGAGTTTCAGCAGTTTCAGTATCACCATGGAAAACAATCCAACTTAACAAGGAGTTTTTACTGTATTTGCGGTCATAATATCGATTTATTCTATCTTCTTTATCTTTGGATAACTCTTCATCCAGTGTATGATCGAGGGATGAAATTACTTTTGATGTATAAGTGATACTGGCGGGAAATATTTCTGTGTTAGTATTAGACTGATGAAGTAAGTTTAAAAATTGTCTCCTCAACTCTTCCTCAGAGTCACAACGGATTGTTTCACCAATATTGGGATCAAAAAATAAATATTGATCTTGCTCATTCTGGGATAAGCCAATGGCATGGCCAAAATTAAATTCAGAATTTTTTTCATTATAACCAAAAATAATTGAGCCATTCTTTAAATCAAATTTTTTGATAGTGCTTAAAAGCTCATCTAACGGGAAAAAACTGGCTTCTTTGTAAAGAACATTGTCGGTAGTTAGTTCTGCAATTTTCCAAGGATATTGCTTAGCATTATATTTTTGTGGTTCTTGCAATTTATCGATGATTTTAATCCATTTTATAACGTCTTCCTTAGGTTTTTCTTCTCTTAATATTTCCAATAATCTTTCGAATTTATCCAATTGCTTATTATTTACATGCTCAACCCAAAGGATCGATAGAGCATGACAAACGCCGGAAGGATTAAGCGTTATTTTTAAATGATTTTTTTCAGAAAAACGATTTAATTGTTGAATTAACTCATACTGAAATGTCCTTTCATAGTTGGATTGCATAATAATGCCAGTGAAAGTTTATATACTTCAAGTATAGGCGTTTCCTGGCAAAGCAATAGCAGTTGTATTTAAAAAATTTTTGTATTAATCCGTAAGTTAATGAGACACCATTATTGAAAATAAAAAATTGCGCTGCAAAATTAGCGTTGATATTCTTTTGTGCCTGCGATAATTATCTTATAAGTTCGCTCACTTATAAGACCTTGCTCAAATTTATTCCGCGCATCAACCGTCATCAACTGCCCACGTTGACGCACAAGCTTACGTGTAGTAGACGTTACCTCATTAGGATCACTTTCAAGTAAAATATCCCGTACTTCTTCATCAAACACCAAATATTCGCGTAAAGCCACGCGTTTACCATCGACGGTAGGAACAAGTTTTTGCCAAATACAAAGACGAATGGTTTCTAGAATATCAATTGTGCGGCCCAATCGCTCTTCACCTGCAAATGACGTCACCAATCGCCGCATGGTTTCTGCAACACCTGAAGTGTGCAACGTGGTATAAACAGGATGTCCTGTTAGAGCAGCTTCGAGAGCCGCACTAATTGTTTCTGCATCACGACATTCACCGACCATAATTAAACGTGGTTTTCGACGCAAGGCATTCCGTACGCCGTCTGCGAAATCAGGTAAATGACGTGGAATTTCAGATTGACTTACGACCGCTGATACCGTCTCAATTTCATCATAAACAAATTCGATGGGTGCTTCATAAGTTAAAACTTTACGATGAGATTCTTCTTTTTCAATTAATTCACGAATAATGGAAGCAAGTAAGGTTGATTTACCTGAGCCAGTTGCTCCAGTGATAAATACAATGCCCTCTTGTGGTGCAATGGCCTCCAAAATGTTATCAGGTAGCCCCATTGTTTCCAGCCTAGGTGGGGTGGTAGGAATGGTTCTTAATGTAATTTGAATAGCGTCATGACCTTCGACCAAACAGGAAGTGGCATTAACACGGTAACGGTAGCGCACACCACGATTTGGGCGAAATTCATAGTGAGTATCAATATCCTTCCCAGACAATAGCTGCGTGGTAGCATTAGGACCATAAATTGCATTAATTAAATCACCTAACTCAGTATTAGACAAGCGGCGATTGGTAATTTTGTAGAGTCGACCGTAGACCTCCGCAAAGATAGGCTCACCGGTTTGAATGGTAATGTCAGAGGCAGAAAGACGTTCTGCATGCTCTAACATTTTATCCATAAATACAGGTGTAAAACGCGTTGGCTCATCAGGCATCAAATTAATATTAGAATGGCTACTCATACTTAACTAACAGGTTTATCATTAATAGGGGCGATGACAGGCTGCCATGCCTTACTGGTTATAGTAATTTTAGTGCTTTGTGCCAATTTTTCCATATTTCTGAGCTGTTCCAGTGCTCCTTCGTCTTTTGAAACGGCTGCTATCCATTCCTTACTATCAACATTCAAAGCAGGTAAGGCCGTTATTCGTAGCACTCTATCATCGATATGAATTTCTGAACCATCACCAGTAACGCCCAGATCAGTATGCGAAACAAAAGGAGGTGATACCATATTCATTGCTAATAACTTGCGATAGAGAATCATTCCGGCAAAGTCTTCTTTAATTCTTGCTACACTTTCTTCAAGAATAATCCCAGCCTGCTCAATGCCGTTTTGCCAGCCCTGTTCCACATAGCGACACCACAGCATCTTTTCTTGCTTGGTTTTGGGTAATAAGGTTACATTTGGACAGTCAGGTTTTCTATAATCCATCCACAAATACTGTCGCCAATTGGGTGGTGTGGTAATAAAGCGGGCTTGCTTGGCAATTTTGTACGTACGATCTGAAATGCGAATGGTTTGTGTGTCTGCCAAATTTAAGGTATTGCGACCTTCAAGTAATACAGGAGGTAAAATATTATGTTCGAGCACTAATGAATTAAAATCGAAAATAGCATCCAGATTACGCGCTTGCTTTGTTAACTGTTCGTCGATAATTTTGGCGCGCCAGGCTAATCCAGCTTGAGCTCCCAGGCTTAATGCAGTTTCCTTGAGAGCCATTTCCCGAATTTTACCAATGCTAGCTTTACTGCGGGTTTTCGCACTTTTAGTATTCGCCAATGCCTTTAAACCCGCGAGAGAACCAGTATCAGCCACGATGACTGTGCGATGGCAGGCAGTTAAAAAAAGAGTAAATAAAACAAAGAGACTAAGAATAAAGTTTCGCATAGCGCAATTCAACAACCTGACTGTTAGGGTAAACATAGATAGTCGCTTTCTTTCCTGCCTGGTAATCAATATCGCGCAGAATTTCAGCCAAGCTCATATCTTTGGCATTAAGACTAATTAAAACAGGAACAGCGGGTTCCTTCCCCAGTACACGTAAACGAAAATGCGCAGCTTTAGCAATACGTAATGTAACTTCCTCAATAGGGCCTGACCAATCCACAGACGCTCGGGCCTGCAGATTATAAGCATTAGGGATAGTTAACGTATTATCTTTATTCTTTGGCAGAATAACTTTTTCCACGCGTTGCATTTCTAACATTGAGTCACTGACAGACGATGCTGCTTGTGCAAGTTTAATGGTAGCATCATCACTCGGCGCATTTAAGGGAGGCTTCATGTAAATCACGCCACCACGGCATCCGACTAATAACATGGCGGTAATAATAAACACAACGAGCTTGTTGATCATCTTTTTGACTTTATAAACATTATGTACTGCAATGATTGAAACAGGAGCATGACGCCTTGTCAAGGAAAAGAAGTCCTGATTCAGGATGTTAGTTCTTTTCATAAAGGCCATAGATAACTTGTCCTGCTTGTTTGGATTTTTTTTCAATCCAATGGGTGGAATCAGGTGAAATTTTATCAGCTGATTCAAGATAAACCAAGCCTCCAGGAACGAGTAAATCAGAGTGTGCTAATATTTTTAGGCATTCTTCAAGATACTGTTTGGCAAAAGGTGGGTCAAGAAAAATAATATCAAAACGTTCTGTGCTTGTTGCAAAATAATCGAATGCATCGGATTGCACCACAGAAAGTGCAGTTGGGTTAAAAGTGGGTGCTATTTGTTTCAGGTTAGCACAAACTTCGGGTGAAGACTCAACCAGCACAACACGACTGGCACCGCGTGAATAAGCTTCAAAACCCAGAGCACCGCTGCCAGCAAAAGCATCAAGACAATGCGCGCCATGGATGTCGTGCATTAGCCAGTTAAACAGTGTTTCCTTAACTCGATCCGGGGTGGGACGCAATCCTTCTGAGGCTGGAAAATAGAGTTTTTTCCCTCGGTACTTTCCGCCAATAATTCGAACAGTTTGTTTCACAGCTTCCCCACTGAAACGACAAGCATGTTATTGAGGTTAACTTGTTTTTGAAAGGCCTGCTTGATTTGAGAGGTGCTGACTGCATTAATTTTTTCTACATAAGTGTCTAAATAGTTATCCGGTAAATGATAAAAGACAATACGAAGAAGCATACTCGCAATACTGCTGTTACTGGCTAATGATAAAGGAAAACTCCCCGTGAGGTACTGTTTGGCGGCCATTAATTCCGCTTCTTCGGGACCATTCTCTATAAATGTTGCTAAGGTATCCTCTGCTATTTTCAATGCGGTGGTTGCCTGCCTGTTTTGTGTCGCCAGACTGATTAGGAAAGGCCCCTCTCCCGGCATAGGAATAAATTGACTGCTTACACCATAGGTCAAACCCCGTTTTTCACGAACTTCGTTGGCCAAACGAGAAACCAGGGCTCCACCTCCCAAAATATAATTCCCTACAGTAAGTGGGAAATAGTCGGGAGAATGATGATCAATGCCAATTTGTCCTAAACGAATAATGGTTTGTGATGAAGGAAAAGGAATGTCTTTTTTTTCACTAGCAGTCAGTTGTGGTGCTTTAGGTACCTTTGGAGCAGCCTGTCCTGTGGGCAGCTGCTGAACAAGTTTATCTGCCAATTCATGCGCTTTTTTTTCATCAATGGCGCCTACCATTACAATCACTGCATTGGAGCCGACGAAGTATCGCTTGTAAAAATCACGTACATGATGAGGCTCAATAGTGTTTACACTTTCTTCTGTGCCTATGACAGGATGTGCATAGGGATGATTTTTATATAATGTTTTAAAAAAGACAAGATTGGCAACATCATCAGGCGATTCTTGATTTTGTGCTATAGCAAGCAATTGCTGACTCTTCTCTCGATGAAAAGCGTTTTGCGGGAAATCGGGCTTGTTTAAAATTAAATGAAATGTTTCAATAGCTTGTTGAAGGGCTTCCTGCGTAGTTAATGTCTTTAACTTTAACACAATCATATCTCGACTACTGTCGGCACTGTATTGAGCCCCTATATTGGCTAGTCTTTCTGCAACTGCTGTAGCATCTAAACCGGCATTTCCCTGACTTAGCAAGTCTGTAGTTAACGCACTTAAACCATAATGCTTGCCGTCATAGGCTGAGCCTGCTCTAAAAGCAATGTGGATATCCAGCATGGGCACTTCAAGTGCTTGATAAAATACGACTTGTGCCCCATTCGCTGTTTGCCATTTTTGTAGTTTAAAAGAACCTGCTAGTAATGATTGCGACAAGCAAAAAATTAAAATTGTTGTGAAGAGAGTGGATCGTTTCATGCTTGTTCCTCTTGCGGTATAGGAATTAATAAGGTTTCGGTTTCTGCAATATCTTTAAAATAATGTCGAGCTACTTCTTGTATCTGCTCGGGAGTGATCTGATTAATTCTTTCAACATAGGCTTCTGCTGTTTGCCAACCCAACCCGATGGTTTCCACCAAGCCTAATTCCATGGCTTGACCAAAAATGGAATCTTTTTCAAAGGTTTTTTGTGCAATGAGTTGTGTTTTAATACGTTTTAGTTCTTCGGGACTGACTAACTCATCTTTTAAACGAGTAATTTCTTTAAGCATGGCTGTTTTAAGTTCATTAACAGTATGAGCTTGGGAAGGTGTACCAAAAAGAATAAACTGTGTCTGATATCTGGCATAGAGATTATAATAAGTGTCTACGCCACTGGCGACATGGCTACCGCGGATGAGATTTTTAGAAAATCTTGCACTATCTCCAGCATCTAAAATACCGGTAATTAATTCAAGGGCATAAGGTTCCCAGCTGTTTTTGGCCGTTTTTGCACTAGGAACTGTATAGCCAAACATCAATAAGGGCAATTTGGCTGGTGCATACACTTCTACGGATTTTTGACCGAGCGCGGGTGGTTCGATTTGCAAACGCCGTAAATAATCAGTGCGTTTATTTATCTTACCGAAATATTGAATGGCCAGTTGATGTACTTTTTCTGCATCAACATCGCCGACCACCACCAAAGTCGCATTGTTAGGCGCATAAAAACGCTGATACCAGTATTTCAGATCATCTACACTCATCTGATGTAAATCGCTCATCCAACCAATGACAGGGTGATGATAGGGGGCAGTTAGATGCGCTGCGGCCAGATAGCGCTCAAAAGCAAGCGCTTGCGGATTATCATCAGTACGTAAGCGGCGTTCTTCGCGAATTACTTTAATTTCTTTGGCAAATTCTTCTTTATCGAGCAAAAGATTTTGCATGCGATCAGCTTCTAATTCAAAGGCAATAGGTAATTTCGAAGCGGCTACTTTTTCAAAATAAGCAGTGTAATCAAAGTTGGTAAACGCATTTTCCTGTCCACCAACAGCAGCAATGGTTTTCGAAAAAACACCCAAAGGATAATGGGAAGTCCCTTTGAACATGAGATGTTCCAAAGCATGGGATACGCCCGTTAATCCACCTGGCTCATCAGCTGAACCTACATTGTACCATATCATTGAAACGGCTACAGGTGCTCTATGATCTTCCCTGACCAGCACTTTAAGACCATTATCCAGAATAAATTCTCGCACTTGACTCACAGCCTGACAGGAGAGCGCAGTTAAGAAAATCATTAAAGCAATGCGCATGGATTAACTCCGAAGCAAAAAAAGTGATAGAATTTCATATTTCCTTTGTTTTGTACACTTATGATTAAATGGTTTAAACGAAATCAAGAAGAATCTACCTCAATTTCCAAGACGTCTGAGGAGGAGGTAGTGCCGTCTATTGAAAGACAGGAGCAGACAAAAACTCAAACAGCAATGCCTTCCTCAAAGGAAGGATTTTTTGCGCGTTTTAAAAAGGGGTTAAGCAAGACTCGGCAGCAGTTTGGAGACAATATTGGCCGTTTATTATTAGGCAAAAAAGAAATTGATGCAGCCATTCTTGAAGATCTTGAAACAGTGTTATTAAGTGCCGATTTGGGAATTGAAACCTCACAAATTGTTTTGAAACAATTGATTGAAGAGTTGGCCAGAAAACAATTAACCGATGGTAATGCTGTTTTTCAGGCACTGAAAAAGCGACTGGAAGAAATATTAGTTATTTGTGAAAAACCATTAAATCCAGAAACACCTGATAAGTCACCATT
This region of Legionella clemsonensis genomic DNA includes:
- the dotA gene encoding type IVB secretion system protein DotA — encoded protein: MNRIVLILLGLVVPALALASDGSFNNPYFNFSPPPQDYSVIFLGNIFGVVDGVLHGTGSQIMGTMFGVFNSAVLALGGIIIMYTLLVSTMNTAHEGQMLGQKWSSIWVPMRATLGFALLIPKGSGYCLMQIFVMWIVVQGVGAADKVWQAALSYLNRGGLIIQTQMNPSTSIQAGSNEIATAAGKILSGQVCMLGLQAALENQRQSYLNSKQNGSGPCAGTPSQTMQTFCNTPVPDFLSTVNVVSVQNSTAPSIDSPNFKVPMPNFTDAPYSALNGICGSISWNLFSGANTLTDPNNSSGVVISKSELQTTQFSRAIAIQQMYTDLAMVAQIMVNNDPLLNPPANNNNNNNITPLNINFSANAVQQFGVPLNATGQSVCSETDVKAGACKNWGADPTSTNDSAPLFNGTEFQGAVADYNGIMLPALNLVAEAKKGSDAASERKFITDANNYGWILAGSYFFDLAKLNSAANMATASATSDSDTGMDQTEFSTQNLQSAFAQGGQCGGPPYGVLCEWVNGDTTVVDQVIGLIDGSNVSSTSPKPSLPAGGGISDIVKGTSTTAQAETGAYSSTAYGFIVNSLMVNLAEQPGQTPPDFNMKFNFSFNFTQFRLPDQSFPCGSIMGLCIGRLMGNIFYNLIIKNIFNFFLNTVAQVINMVVMSFLSIPLLGMSVIFKSGVAIIEQPSVNPVIALANMGVNYINFANELWFTLLTISIVTSLIPIFGIFIFALISMMFPLLFAWMAVMLSIGFVTAYYIPFLPYMIFTFGSIAWLMVVIEAMVAAPIVALGVTHPEGHDAFGKGEQAIMILLNVFLRPTMMIIGYIAAIALTYVSVWIINAGFSNAMAFIQGSASGATFSSSSSASNLLQQASEMNTTQGYTGWAGVYGFFFSILIYTTMYLIVVQKAFTLIVVLPDKVLRWIGGQPESVGQEAVQWGEEAKAQVGKGEAGTMKAAQQMDSALTGYGEKAYMKAVDAAKGGGPQVGLSGGKSLSDGGDSKASKGDS
- a CDS encoding YopT-type cysteine protease domain-containing protein, which translates into the protein MQSNYERTFQYELIQQLNRFSEKNHLKITLNPSGVCHALSILWVEHVNNKQLDKFERLLEILREEKPKEDVIKWIKIIDKLQEPQKYNAKQYPWKIAELTTDNVLYKEASFFPLDELLSTIKKFDLKNGSIIFGYNEKNSEFNFGHAIGLSQNEQDQYLFFDPNIGETIRCDSEEELRRQFLNLLHQSNTNTEIFPASITYTSKVISSLDHTLDEELSKDKEDRINRYYDRKYSKNSLLSWIVFHGDTETAETLINNYQLKVDLPTFINAVESHVDEFLAAHQDELLELMKQFYKLQAEQYNQQKSPGFAAQMRFTEQFGKHFNPEQLKIIKERFIDMLEKTIEHLDKQDKKNLQNFIRMNEKGNPFLSHPREKDWFNKLFDTDTMRTMKKLTH
- the dotB gene encoding Dot/Icm type IV secretion system ATPase DotB; its protein translation is MPDEPTRFTPVFMDKMLEHAERLSASDITIQTGEPIFAEVYGRLYKITNRRLSNTELGDLINAIYGPNATTQLLSGKDIDTHYEFRPNRGVRYRYRVNATSCLVEGHDAIQITLRTIPTTPPRLETMGLPDNILEAIAPQEGIVFITGATGSGKSTLLASIIRELIEKEESHRKVLTYEAPIEFVYDEIETVSAVVSQSEIPRHLPDFADGVRNALRRKPRLIMVGECRDAETISAALEAALTGHPVYTTLHTSGVAETMRRLVTSFAGEERLGRTIDILETIRLCIWQKLVPTVDGKRVALREYLVFDEEVRDILLESDPNEVTSTTRKLVRQRGQLMTVDARNKFEQGLISERTYKIIIAGTKEYQR
- a CDS encoding type IV secretion system DotC family protein, whose translation is MRNFILSLFVLFTLFLTACHRTVIVADTGSLAGLKALANTKSAKTRSKASIGKIREMALKETALSLGAQAGLAWRAKIIDEQLTKQARNLDAIFDFNSLVLEHNILPPVLLEGRNTLNLADTQTIRISDRTYKIAKQARFITTPPNWRQYLWMDYRKPDCPNVTLLPKTKQEKMLWCRYVEQGWQNGIEQAGIILEESVARIKEDFAGMILYRKLLAMNMVSPPFVSHTDLGVTGDGSEIHIDDRVLRITALPALNVDSKEWIAAVSKDEGALEQLRNMEKLAQSTKITITSKAWQPVIAPINDKPVS
- the dotD gene encoding type IVB secretion system lipoprotein DotD, whose amino-acid sequence is MKRTNILNQDFFSLTRRHAPVSIIAVHNVYKVKKMINKLVVFIITAMLLVGCRGGVIYMKPPLNAPSDDATIKLAQAASSVSDSMLEMQRVEKVILPKNKDNTLTIPNAYNLQARASVDWSGPIEEVTLRIAKAAHFRLRVLGKEPAVPVLISLNAKDMSLAEILRDIDYQAGKKATIYVYPNSQVVELRYAKLYS
- the rsmD gene encoding 16S rRNA (guanine(966)-N(2))-methyltransferase RsmD: MKQTVRIIGGKYRGKKLYFPASEGLRPTPDRVKETLFNWLMHDIHGAHCLDAFAGSGALGFEAYSRGASRVVLVESSPEVCANLKQIAPTFNPTALSVVQSDAFDYFATSTERFDIIFLDPPFAKQYLEECLKILAHSDLLVPGGLVYLESADKISPDSTHWIEKKSKQAGQVIYGLYEKN
- a CDS encoding M16 family metallopeptidase, with the protein product MKRSTLFTTILIFCLSQSLLAGSFKLQKWQTANGAQVVFYQALEVPMLDIHIAFRAGSAYDGKHYGLSALTTDLLSQGNAGLDATAVAERLANIGAQYSADSSRDMIVLKLKTLTTQEALQQAIETFHLILNKPDFPQNAFHREKSQQLLAIAQNQESPDDVANLVFFKTLYKNHPYAHPVIGTEESVNTIEPHHVRDFYKRYFVGSNAVIVMVGAIDEKKAHELADKLVQQLPTGQAAPKVPKAPQLTASEKKDIPFPSSQTIIRLGQIGIDHHSPDYFPLTVGNYILGGGALVSRLANEVREKRGLTYGVSSQFIPMPGEGPFLISLATQNRQATTALKIAEDTLATFIENGPEEAELMAAKQYLTGSFPLSLASNSSIASMLLRIVFYHLPDNYLDTYVEKINAVSTSQIKQAFQKQVNLNNMLVVSVGKL
- a CDS encoding M16 family metallopeptidase, whose translation is MRIALMIFLTALSCQAVSQVREFILDNGLKVLVREDHRAPVAVSMIWYNVGSADEPGGLTGVSHALEHLMFKGTSHYPLGVFSKTIAAVGGQENAFTNFDYTAYFEKVAASKLPIAFELEADRMQNLLLDKEEFAKEIKVIREERRLRTDDNPQALAFERYLAAAHLTAPYHHPVIGWMSDLHQMSVDDLKYWYQRFYAPNNATLVVVGDVDAEKVHQLAIQYFGKINKRTDYLRRLQIEPPALGQKSVEVYAPAKLPLLMFGYTVPSAKTAKNSWEPYALELITGILDAGDSARFSKNLIRGSHVASGVDTYYNLYARYQTQFILFGTPSQAHTVNELKTAMLKEITRLKDELVSPEELKRIKTQLIAQKTFEKDSIFGQAMELGLVETIGLGWQTAEAYVERINQITPEQIQEVARHYFKDIAETETLLIPIPQEEQA